Proteins encoded within one genomic window of Rhododendron vialii isolate Sample 1 chromosome 1a, ASM3025357v1:
- the LOC131328781 gene encoding proliferating cell nuclear antigen-like, producing the protein MLEFKLVQGNRLRNAVGPLQHIRGVAAVFCNSETLYLQASDIDRTIVALLRFRSGFFNRYVINRKAMAGVGVLALGSILETMDDEDSITVRADCRSNIIDFTFEDVETHETRNTSADIVNIPRDHVEFDDSSYEYEVVVGVPSAEFRRIFASLRNSGPGGGSDNIELKYTTIICQILLTHWFELVFDLFAKLDN; encoded by the exons ATGCTAGAGTTCAAGCTAGTTCAGGGAAACCGACTGAGGAACGCCGTGGGGCCGCTCCAGCACATAAGAGGGGTAGCCGCCGTCTTCTGCAATTCGGAGACCTTGTATCTACAAGCGTCAGACATCGACCGTACCATCGTCGCTCTGCTCCGGTTCCGTTCGGGGTTTTTCAACCGCTATGTCATCAACAGGAAGGCAATGGCCGGCGTCGGAGTCCTTGCTCTGGGCAGTATACTTGAAACCATGGATGACGAAGATTCCATCACTGTTCGCGCTGATTGTCGCTCTAACATCATCGACTTCACTTTCGAAGATGTTG aaactcaTGAGACTAGAAACACGTCTGCGGACATCGTTAATATCCCCCGTGATCATGTCGAATTTGATGACTCAAGCTACGAATACGAAGTGGTAGTCGGGGTGCCATCCGCGGAGTTCAGAAGAATTTTTGCGAGCTTGAGGAACTCTGGTCCAGGAGGAGGTAGTGATAATATCGAACTAAAATATACTACGATTATATGTCAGATTTTGTTGACACATTGGTTTGAACTAGTTTTTGACCTATTTGCAAAACTGGACAACTAG